In Numidum massiliense, a single genomic region encodes these proteins:
- the selA gene encoding L-seryl-tRNA(Sec) selenium transferase has translation MTRAARRYNEYITFLFKDERSIIMSVTKEEALRSLPAVDQLLHSPELKLYAGRFPQSLLTKIVQDTLAQIRINYRQAATPQVLSPTEIAARVVAALEAWERLRLQPVINATGVVLHTNLGRAVLSDAAVTRMRDTAATYSNLEYDLASGARGSRHTYVEQLLCRLTGAEAAMVVNNNAAAVWLTLRELARGKEVVVSRGQLVEIGGSFRVSEIMAESGALLREVGTTNKTHLHDYSRAIDEDTALLLKVHTSNFAFVGFHHEVSREELATLATTHDIPLYEDLGSGMLYDLKRHHIGNEPTVAESVRAGVDVVSFSGDKLLGGPQAGLIVGKKRYIERLKKNQLARAVRIDKLSIAALTSTLETYLQPERAREEIPVLRAILMEEQEVRREAEALAADIRSKLAPALDASVHPTTAEVGGGSLPGVELPSYSVRLVPRTGKAHHLERALRFTSKPLIGRLFDDALWLDPRTLQAGEREKIAPLLREAMQALR, from the coding sequence GTGACGCGCGCCGCCAGACGGTACAATGAATACATTACGTTTTTATTTAAAGATGAAAGGTCGATCATTATGTCTGTTACTAAGGAGGAAGCGCTGCGCAGCCTCCCTGCCGTAGACCAACTATTACACAGTCCAGAACTGAAGCTGTACGCAGGCCGTTTTCCGCAGTCTTTGTTAACAAAAATCGTACAAGACACGCTGGCACAAATACGGATTAACTACCGTCAGGCTGCTACACCTCAGGTACTTTCACCCACCGAAATCGCCGCGCGCGTCGTCGCTGCTCTCGAGGCGTGGGAGCGGCTCCGCTTGCAACCGGTCATCAATGCGACAGGAGTCGTCTTACATACGAACTTAGGCCGCGCCGTCTTAAGTGACGCAGCGGTTACGCGCATGCGCGACACAGCTGCCACATACTCCAACCTCGAATACGACCTCGCCTCCGGTGCACGCGGTTCCCGCCATACGTACGTCGAACAGTTGCTCTGCCGTCTCACCGGCGCCGAAGCAGCGATGGTCGTTAACAACAATGCAGCAGCCGTCTGGCTCACCTTGCGCGAGTTGGCACGAGGCAAAGAAGTCGTCGTTTCACGGGGTCAACTCGTCGAAATCGGTGGCTCCTTTCGCGTCTCGGAAATTATGGCCGAAAGCGGGGCACTGTTACGCGAAGTCGGCACGACGAACAAAACCCACCTCCACGACTACAGTCGTGCGATTGACGAAGATACCGCGTTACTCCTAAAAGTGCACACGAGTAACTTCGCTTTCGTCGGTTTTCACCACGAAGTGTCGCGGGAGGAGCTGGCGACTTTAGCCACAACGCACGACATCCCGCTCTACGAAGATTTAGGAAGCGGTATGCTGTACGATTTGAAACGGCACCACATCGGCAACGAACCGACCGTCGCCGAAAGCGTGCGCGCAGGCGTCGACGTCGTCAGCTTCAGCGGCGACAAACTGCTTGGCGGACCGCAGGCAGGACTGATCGTCGGCAAAAAGCGCTATATCGAACGGTTGAAAAAAAACCAACTCGCCCGCGCCGTCCGCATCGACAAGTTGTCCATCGCCGCGCTGACGAGTACGCTCGAGACGTATTTACAGCCGGAACGCGCCCGCGAGGAAATCCCCGTGCTCCGCGCCATTTTAATGGAGGAACAAGAGGTGCGACGGGAGGCGGAAGCTTTAGCGGCGGACATTCGCTCTAAGTTAGCCCCAGCGCTCGACGCGTCTGTCCACCCGACGACGGCCGAAGTCGGCGGCGGCTCCTTGCCCGGCGTGGAACTGCCGAGTTACAGCGTACGCCTCGTACCGCGCACCGGAAAAGCGCACCATTTAGAGCGCGCCTTACGCTTCACCTCGAAGCCGCTCATCGGGCGCCTGTTCGACGACGCCTTGTGGCTCGACCCGCGCACACTGCAAGCAGGTGAACGAGAAAAAATCGCTCCCTTGTTACGAGAAGCGATGCAAGCGTTGCGTTAA
- a CDS encoding cysteine desulfurase family protein, which translates to MIYLDNSATTAPFKEVVDVAADVMTNVYGNPSAEHGLGLKAERLLSQARHVAATQLGVQDEEVIFTSGGTESINLAIKGAAWQYRTRGRHIVTTAVEHAAAYEAFKQLQGCGFSVTYVPTDATGRVPTERIATALRDDTILVSVIYVNNEVGTIQPLEPLLRLLQNRPKTLLHVDAVQAFAKVPLPHALDGIDLLSLSGHKFHAPKGTGLLFVREGVTLHPLLAGGGQENGRRAGTENVPGAVGLARAMQLSLRQMDAKRQQWAQWKQLFVDELSKLPAVKINGDTTPEGGAPHIVSVSFSGLKGEVLMNALGERGVYVSTKSACSTKRHVASRVLAACGLNEEEAEGTIRISMGIYTREQDVQRAIDIISETATKLRRDTGWYEK; encoded by the coding sequence ATGATTTACTTAGATAACAGTGCGACGACGGCGCCGTTTAAAGAAGTGGTCGACGTCGCGGCCGACGTGATGACAAACGTTTACGGCAATCCGTCAGCCGAACATGGGCTCGGGCTGAAAGCGGAGCGGCTACTCAGTCAAGCCCGCCATGTCGCCGCTACACAGTTAGGGGTGCAGGACGAGGAAGTGATCTTCACCTCCGGCGGCACGGAAAGTATTAACTTAGCGATAAAAGGGGCGGCGTGGCAATACCGCACGCGGGGCCGCCATATTGTGACGACGGCGGTTGAGCACGCCGCTGCTTATGAGGCGTTCAAGCAGTTGCAGGGATGTGGTTTTTCCGTCACGTACGTACCGACGGATGCTACGGGACGAGTGCCAACGGAACGAATTGCCACGGCACTACGCGACGATACGATTCTCGTGTCGGTCATTTATGTGAACAACGAAGTGGGGACGATCCAGCCGCTAGAACCCCTCCTCCGCTTGCTGCAGAATCGACCGAAAACATTGTTGCACGTCGATGCGGTACAAGCTTTTGCCAAAGTGCCGTTACCCCACGCGTTAGACGGGATCGATCTGTTATCGCTATCCGGCCACAAGTTTCACGCGCCGAAAGGGACTGGTCTGCTCTTCGTTCGCGAAGGGGTAACCCTTCATCCACTGCTCGCTGGCGGAGGACAGGAAAATGGACGGCGCGCGGGTACGGAAAACGTACCGGGCGCGGTCGGCTTAGCGCGGGCGATGCAGCTCAGCTTGCGGCAAATGGACGCCAAGCGGCAACAGTGGGCGCAGTGGAAGCAGTTGTTTGTCGACGAGTTAAGCAAGCTCCCCGCGGTAAAAATAAACGGTGACACGACGCCGGAAGGCGGGGCGCCGCACATCGTCAGCGTATCCTTCAGCGGATTAAAAGGGGAAGTGCTGATGAACGCACTCGGAGAACGAGGCGTGTACGTCTCGACGAAATCGGCGTGCTCGACGAAGCGCCACGTAGCGAGCCGCGTGCTGGCGGCCTGTGGACTGAACGAGGAGGAAGCAGAAGGGACGATCCGCATCAGCATGGGCATCTATACGAGGGAGCAGGACGTGCAGCGGGCGATCGATATCATTAGCGAGACGGCGACGAAGTTGCGCCGCGACACAGGGTGGTACGAAAAATGA
- the thiI gene encoding tRNA uracil 4-sulfurtransferase ThiI — MTYDILLIKYGELTLKGRNRNVFVDQLIRNIRHKLAAFPSVKFEKTHGRLFIHLHDAAAEPVIEALQQVFGIVGISPVLRTELQMQEIEAAAAALMATQDKVGRTFKVETKRPNKRFPLTSQDINRQVGSFVLRQSEYLSVDVHQPDVWLSVEVRAHGAYVYCESYPGLGGFPVGVSGKVMLLLSGGIDSPVAGYLTMKRGVEVEAVHFHSYPYTSERALQKVEDLAEQLSAYSGRIALHVVPFTEIQTKIRETCQDSYSITVMRRFMLRIAEALAEKRGALALATGESLGQVASQTLESMRAINDVVALPVLRPLISMDKQEIIAVAKQIDTYETSILPYEDCCTVFVPKSPQTRPNLERTRAQEKGLDIDALVAAAVADTETKMLSLGSKEEFASYFD; from the coding sequence ATGACCTACGATATTTTACTCATTAAATACGGGGAATTAACGTTAAAAGGACGTAACCGTAACGTCTTTGTCGACCAACTCATTAGGAACATACGCCATAAATTGGCCGCTTTTCCGAGCGTTAAGTTTGAAAAGACGCACGGACGGCTGTTTATCCATTTGCACGACGCTGCTGCCGAACCGGTCATCGAGGCATTGCAACAAGTGTTTGGCATCGTCGGCATTAGTCCAGTCCTGCGCACCGAGCTGCAGATGCAGGAAATCGAGGCAGCTGCTGCGGCGTTGATGGCGACGCAGGACAAGGTGGGGCGGACGTTTAAAGTGGAGACGAAGCGGCCGAACAAGCGGTTCCCGCTCACGTCGCAAGACATTAACCGCCAAGTCGGCAGTTTCGTGTTGCGCCAGAGCGAGTACCTCAGTGTCGACGTTCACCAGCCAGACGTGTGGTTGTCGGTTGAAGTGCGCGCACACGGCGCCTATGTGTACTGTGAGAGCTACCCCGGGTTAGGCGGGTTTCCCGTCGGGGTGAGTGGCAAAGTGATGCTGTTGTTGTCGGGCGGCATCGATAGTCCGGTGGCCGGCTACTTAACGATGAAGCGGGGCGTTGAAGTTGAAGCGGTCCACTTTCACAGTTATCCGTACACGAGTGAGCGCGCCTTACAAAAAGTGGAAGACTTAGCGGAACAGTTGTCTGCGTACAGTGGGCGCATTGCGTTACACGTCGTGCCGTTTACTGAGATTCAGACGAAAATTCGCGAAACGTGCCAAGACAGTTACTCGATTACGGTGATGCGGCGCTTTATGTTGCGGATTGCTGAGGCATTGGCGGAAAAACGCGGCGCGTTAGCGCTGGCGACCGGGGAAAGTTTGGGTCAAGTTGCCAGTCAGACACTGGAAAGTATGCGGGCGATTAACGACGTCGTGGCACTTCCCGTACTGCGCCCACTGATCAGTATGGACAAGCAAGAAATTATTGCTGTGGCGAAGCAAATCGATACGTATGAGACGTCGATTTTGCCTTACGAAGACTGCTGCACCGTCTTCGTCCCGAAGTCGCCGCAGACGCGCCCTAACTTAGAGCGGACGCGGGCCCAAGAAAAAGGGCTCGACATTGACGCTCTCGTCGCAGCAGCCGTAGCCGATACGGAAACGAAGATGTTGTCACTCGGTTCCAAGGAGGAATTTGCGTCTTACTTCGATTGA
- a CDS encoding YkoP family protein — protein MNEALLMAWRTWDFLYYHCTRLHYVDKENNNIFRIVVKKYRGNPLTIGEETIVAPGDYYVKLHIHNYQLAYCLRGKTGDLRLGLLALKQVKTSLPALARAVAAHPYADRIKGVVGTTILHQGAERLGFSVQAIDTAIFRVFKTVFFKWILCLCHPEGIKRVRRHSRKKITAKRVFMSKEQLLRAYQGD, from the coding sequence ATGAACGAAGCCTTATTGATGGCGTGGCGTACGTGGGATTTTTTATACTACCACTGCACGCGCCTTCATTACGTCGATAAGGAAAACAATAACATTTTTCGCATCGTCGTAAAAAAATATCGGGGAAATCCGCTAACGATTGGCGAGGAAACGATTGTTGCTCCCGGGGATTACTATGTAAAACTACACATTCACAACTATCAGTTAGCGTATTGTTTACGTGGCAAGACGGGTGACTTACGCTTAGGGCTCTTAGCGCTAAAGCAAGTAAAAACTTCCCTTCCCGCCTTAGCGCGCGCCGTCGCCGCACACCCGTACGCCGACCGCATTAAAGGGGTTGTCGGCACGACCATTTTACACCAAGGGGCCGAACGCTTAGGATTTAGCGTACAAGCTATCGATACGGCCATTTTTCGTGTGTTTAAAACGGTCTTTTTTAAATGGATTTTATGTTTATGCCATCCTGAAGGAATTAAACGCGTGCGCCGACACTCGCGTAAAAAAATTACGGCTAAGCGCGTCTTTATGTCAAAAGAGCAATTATTGCGTGCGTATCAAGGGGACTAA
- a CDS encoding MGDG synthase family glycosyltransferase: MNKVMIFTETIAGDGHYSAARSLEKAIKTLAPSVEVTLVCGIAHISSKLERAIRLAYLQALRYTPKLWGKAYAQESKWSVWLQQPLGALFANYLHKIVCSEKPDVVVCTHAFCLSAVARLKEIFSFRLGAIITDFSINSFWINPAVEFYFVGHEALRDKLKQMGVQRANVFATGIPIDPLFAEVVHLPKREAKRSVGVDDGRPSILLMGGGLGHGPIKQVIEHIDAAFGDAVQLTVVTGNNELLRNKCEQMFGEAPHIRILGYVDHLGRYLASADLLITKPGGLTTSEALALGIPMLIVAPIPGHEERNSHFLESQQLALRAHDLDDIVRVVRPLLHNLSYYERLAERAKLCGKPEAATAAASHILQMLSYAYD; the protein is encoded by the coding sequence ATGAACAAAGTGATGATCTTTACCGAGACGATTGCCGGAGACGGCCATTACAGTGCTGCTAGATCTTTAGAAAAAGCGATAAAAACGTTAGCTCCTTCTGTCGAGGTTACCCTCGTCTGTGGGATTGCGCACATTAGCAGTAAATTGGAACGCGCCATACGTCTGGCGTATTTACAGGCATTGCGCTACACCCCAAAGTTGTGGGGAAAAGCGTACGCACAAGAAAGTAAATGGAGTGTCTGGCTGCAGCAGCCACTCGGGGCACTGTTCGCGAATTACTTACACAAAATAGTTTGCAGCGAAAAGCCCGACGTCGTCGTCTGCACGCACGCGTTCTGTTTAAGTGCCGTTGCCCGCTTGAAGGAGATATTTTCGTTTCGATTAGGGGCTATTATTACTGATTTTTCAATTAACAGTTTTTGGATAAATCCGGCGGTCGAATTTTACTTTGTCGGTCACGAGGCGTTGCGGGACAAGCTTAAGCAGATGGGGGTGCAGCGTGCCAATGTCTTCGCTACGGGCATCCCCATCGATCCCTTGTTTGCCGAAGTGGTACACCTTCCGAAACGAGAAGCTAAGCGTTCCGTCGGTGTCGATGACGGGCGACCGTCGATTTTACTCATGGGCGGCGGGCTGGGACACGGTCCGATCAAACAAGTGATCGAGCACATTGACGCGGCCTTCGGCGATGCGGTTCAGCTAACGGTCGTCACCGGTAATAACGAATTACTGCGCAATAAGTGCGAGCAAATGTTTGGTGAGGCACCCCATATCCGTATTCTAGGCTATGTCGATCATTTGGGCCGATATTTAGCCTCCGCCGACCTCCTCATTACAAAACCTGGCGGCTTGACGACATCGGAAGCGCTCGCCTTAGGTATCCCGATGCTCATCGTGGCACCGATCCCCGGGCACGAAGAACGGAACAGCCATTTTCTCGAGTCGCAACAACTCGCGCTTAGGGCACACGATTTAGATGACATCGTACGTGTTGTCCGGCCACTGTTGCACAATCTAAGTTATTATGAACGCCTCGCCGAACGCGCCAAGCTGTGCGGAAAGCCTGAAGCAGCGACAGCAGCAGCCTCCCACATATTGCAGATGCTATCTTACGCCTACGACTAA
- a CDS encoding response regulator transcription factor, translating into MGKILVLEDEESIRSFIVINLKRAGYDVVEAVTGEEAIALTDAERIDVALLDVMLPGIDGFGVCRHIREHHDNVGIIMLTAKAQEADKVHGLTIGADDYVLKPFSPVELVARVGSLMRRIGRTVRDTQKEAVIEAEPFRLFLDKECITKDGVVLELTPLEYSLAKHMLMHKNTPLSRHELLDNVWGETYVGDPKIVDVNIRRLRRKVEDNPSKPKYIETFWGRGYMWHVGEK; encoded by the coding sequence ATGGGGAAAATACTCGTCCTCGAAGACGAGGAGTCGATTCGCAGTTTTATCGTCATTAATTTGAAACGGGCCGGTTACGACGTCGTCGAAGCAGTCACGGGGGAGGAAGCGATCGCGCTTACCGACGCCGAGCGGATCGATGTCGCGTTGCTCGATGTGATGCTCCCGGGGATTGACGGCTTTGGCGTGTGTCGGCACATTCGCGAACATCACGACAACGTCGGAATTATTATGTTAACGGCTAAAGCGCAAGAAGCGGATAAAGTACACGGTTTGACGATCGGCGCGGACGACTACGTATTGAAGCCGTTCAGTCCAGTAGAGCTCGTTGCGAGAGTCGGTTCGCTCATGCGGCGCATCGGGCGTACAGTCCGGGATACACAAAAAGAAGCGGTGATCGAGGCTGAACCGTTCCGGCTTTTTCTAGATAAAGAGTGTATTACGAAAGACGGAGTCGTTCTCGAATTGACACCACTCGAATATTCCTTGGCCAAACATATGCTCATGCACAAAAACACGCCACTTTCACGCCATGAGTTGCTCGATAACGTCTGGGGAGAAACATACGTCGGCGATCCGAAAATTGTCGATGTGAATATCCGCCGCTTGCGGCGCAAAGTTGAAGATAATCCCTCTAAACCGAAATATATTGAGACGTTTTGGGGGCGTGGTTATATGTGGCACGTCGGGGAAAAGTAA
- a CDS encoding metallophosphoesterase, whose product MLWIFACVVSLALFALWRMARRNTYRAVLNEINLDLKDSLGDNGLSILHLSDLHVERLSISADDLLAKVNGKPIDLIALTGDFLDRVESIEPFLNYLDEIVQLKPRYGVYAVFGNHDYCIEPHLPQLKREMETRGCHVLVNDHHTIKVAGKKLNIIGIDDYYSGHSDLARAYRNVGDGVNLVLTHDPTIVLKMHAYNFDYLLSGHFHGGQILYPKAYHLNRMSDLPKQKIIKGLHFYDRKAFYISEGLGQTGINIRLRSRPEITVHTLGAVRRAS is encoded by the coding sequence ATGCTATGGATATTTGCCTGCGTGGTTAGTTTGGCGCTGTTCGCCCTTTGGCGTATGGCGAGGCGCAATACGTACCGCGCTGTTTTAAACGAGATCAACCTCGATTTAAAAGATTCGTTAGGCGACAACGGCCTTTCCATTTTGCACCTGTCAGACTTGCACGTGGAACGCTTGTCTATTTCAGCCGACGATCTACTGGCGAAAGTGAACGGCAAGCCAATCGATCTTATCGCCCTAACCGGAGATTTTCTCGATCGGGTGGAAAGTATTGAGCCGTTTTTAAACTACTTGGACGAAATCGTGCAGCTAAAACCGCGTTACGGCGTTTACGCCGTGTTTGGTAACCACGATTATTGCATTGAACCACACTTGCCTCAGCTAAAGCGAGAAATGGAAACACGCGGTTGCCACGTACTCGTCAACGACCACCACACGATTAAAGTCGCGGGGAAAAAGCTCAACATTATCGGTATTGACGACTATTACAGCGGACACAGCGATCTCGCACGAGCGTATCGCAACGTCGGAGACGGGGTTAACTTAGTACTCACACACGACCCGACAATTGTCTTAAAAATGCATGCGTACAATTTTGATTACTTGCTCTCGGGACACTTCCACGGGGGACAAATTTTGTACCCGAAAGCTTACCATTTGAACCGAATGAGTGACTTGCCGAAGCAAAAAATAATTAAAGGCTTGCATTTTTACGATCGGAAAGCATTTTATATTAGTGAGGGATTAGGACAAACGGGGATCAACATTCGGTTGCGCTCGCGGCCGGAAATTACCGTACACACGTTAGGAGCAGTCAGGCGCGCCAGTTAA